Genomic DNA from Fimbriimonas ginsengisoli Gsoil 348:
TGGTACCCCTTCGGCAGGTCCGGATAGAAATAGTTCTTCCGGTGGAAGACCGAATCCATCGCGATCTTGCAATTCAAGGCGAGCGCAGTGCGCAAAACCATCTCGATCGCCGCCCGGTTCGGCGTGGGAAGCGTTCCCGGTAGCCCGAGACATACCGGGCAGACGCGAGTATTCGGCTCGCCGCCAAACGCCACAGGGCAGCGGCAAAACATCTTGGAGCGCGTCGCCAGCTCGGCGTGCACCTCCATGCCGACGCTCGGAATGAAGTTCGCCATGGTTTAGAAACCGCCAGTCTACCGAAGCCTCCCCCTCTAAACCCCAAGGGGTCACGCCTCCAGCAAGACCGGCCTACGGCGCAGCCGTGTCGCCGCAGGTTGGCTCGTACCTGCGCGACAACGTCCCAACGATCCACAAGTTTGGTCAAAGGGCGAAACGCTCTCGCGCAGGTACGAGCCAACCTGCGGCTACAACGCTTCGCGTTAGCGTTAACGAGAGGTCAAAGTGCGATAAGATGAAGTCGATGAGCAGATTCGCTCCCCCCAGCGTTCGGGAGGTAGATCTGGAGTGGCAGCGGCTCCCGGTAAAAGCCCGGGCGAAGGCCCGCTGGCTAATGCTCGTCCACGTTCGAAATCCTGGCTCTGATCTTCGCGGAAGAATGGACTCACTCGGTTTCTCGCCTGCGCTCGCCGTTTGGGCGGAGGCCGAATGCAACCGCCGGCGATTGTACGAGGCCAACCAGCCTGCGAATGAAGACCCGAGCGACGGCCCCGTAATCGTGTCCCTGGCCGGCTTTCTCCTTGCCCTCGTCTGGCTGATTGCGGAAGTCCGCAATCCGGCGCCGGAGCCAAGGCTTTGGGCACTTGGGGCGGCCTCCGCGACCAGTTATGTCATGTGGCGAACCCTGTTGCGCTGCCTGAACGCTTGGTATCGGGGCTCCCTTCGAAGGTCTGGCGGCGACGCAAGATAGGAAACTGTCGATGGCGATATTCGGCCCCCCTCCAACCCCCGCGCTACGGGAAGAGTGGCGGAATCTCTCCAAAGAGATCCGCCGCGAGGCGATCGATATATTATTCGGCCCGCGAGGAATGACCGACTCCGAAGTCCAAGCCCGGTTGGTTGAGCTGGGCTTTTCCGCCGAGCTCGCGGAGTGGGCCGCCGGCTACGCAATGGAGCAAATCCGCGGACTCGGGCGGATGATCATCGATGAGCCGGTGCTGCGTCGGGGACGTCTTGACCGCTTTAACCATCTGCTCGTTTCGGTCATCGTCTTCTTCTTTTCGCTCACCTGGTTCGCACAGGAAGCCCAAACCCTTCGAGAGGGAACCACGCCGATCGGAATCGTCCCCGCGAGCGTAATGACGCTCGTTTCGTTCTTTTTCTTCATGGCGTGCCTGCGCCGTTGGATTTACGCATTGAAACGGGAATAGCGCGTTTCCGGGACAATGACGTCATGCGTGAACCGCCGCCCCTGTCCGAGCCGCCGAGCTTGCGGTACGGATATCTCTTCCGCGGTCTCATCATGCTTGTCGGCGGCATGGTCAGCGAATGGCTGATGCGCCCGATCGTGCCCTGGACCTACGTCCCCGGAACTCTTATCGTGGTCTCCGGCGTGGGGATCGCCGTCGCTATCTTCGACCGGTACCGCCCCGACTTCTCGTCGATCGCCTACTTTGCGGTAGCCGTCGGTGTATTCGGGCTAACCTACCTCGCCCAAACCTCCGTCCTCCCCCTCTTCCTGTACACCGCCGCCTTCGATCTAACCCGCTTCGCCTTGCGTGTACAGATAGAAGAGTGAGGGGTTAGCGGTTGACAGGGAGCGATCTCCGGACTGCCAACCGCTAACGGTCTAGGCCGTGTATGCGATTCGATTGCCCGCCAGGCCTTCCGTGCCGGCGAGCGCCGTCTTGGCGTATTGCTGGATCAACGGGAATAGCTTTTGCGCAGTCGCCTCTTCCTCGGCTTGGATCTGCCGCCCCAATGCCGCCGTGACGTCGTCTCCGACGACGGACGAATAGGCGATCAGCGACTCGTACATCCCTCGCTCGAGATGCTCGATCGAATACGCCTTGATCAGGTTCTGGGTGTTCTTGTCGTATTCGTCATGCGCTCCGTGCATGATCTCGCTCATCCTGGCGAGCACCATGTTGAGGAATCCCTTCCCCCCGCTTGGGTCCGCGCCCAGCGCCTTGAGCCTCGCCTCTAACCGCTGAGCTTGGCTCTGGGTTTCGATCCGATGCTGCTGAAAAACCGCCTTGATGTTGGGGTCGTCGGTATCGTCGATGAAACCCTTGATGACGTCGTCGATACCGGTCTCCGCCGCGTGCGCGTCTTGCAAGTAGCGAATCAGCCGTTCCTTTGCGTTCTCTGCCATGTGCTCTCTCCTTCGCGTCTTCCCGCCGTTAAGACGGGGCGCGAAATTTTGACGAGAGGGCAATACCCAGGTTCCGAACTGGCCCTGGGTCGTAAGGCCCGCGCCCTCCGGTCCACGCGGAACCACTGATAAATTTGCCGGGTCAGATCACCCACGAAGAGCGAAAACTCAAGGAGAGAATATGAGCATTACCCTAATCCTTCTCATCGTCGTGATCCTGCTGCTTCTCGGCGGTGGTGGCTACTACTATCGTCGCCTCTAGATCACGCAGAACCCCAGTGGACCGCCGGCCTCCTGCCCTCGGCTATTCGAGGGGCAAGGACGCTCGGCGGGCTGGGGAGCGTCCTCTAAGGGACCGGAAAGCTGGTACGAACGCCCCGCCCGAGTGAGAAACGACCGCGGCCCTCGTCTGGGCGTATTAGATCGGCCCCCATCGGAACAACGGGCACTACCGTTCACCGAGAGTGAAATAAAAGGTCGCCCCCTTCCCCGGCGCGCTGTCGGCCCAAACCGATCCGCCGT
This window encodes:
- a CDS encoding ferritin-like domain-containing protein, producing MAENAKERLIRYLQDAHAAETGIDDVIKGFIDDTDDPNIKAVFQQHRIETQSQAQRLEARLKALGADPSGGKGFLNMVLARMSEIMHGAHDEYDKNTQNLIKAYSIEHLERGMYESLIAYSSVVGDDVTAALGRQIQAEEEATAQKLFPLIQQYAKTALAGTEGLAGNRIAYTA